In a single window of the Phycisphaerales bacterium genome:
- a CDS encoding DUF58 domain-containing protein, translating to MISTEVLKKVRRIQIVTTARVNDLFAGQYHSAFKGRGIEFEEVREYQPGDDIRTIDWNVTARTGRPFVKNFREERELTVFLAVDVSASQQFGTRTQLKSELIAELGATLALSAIRNNDKVGLLLFTDRVERFVPARKGARHVLRVIRELLYHEPRSRGTSVAAALDHLNLVLHRRAILFLISDFQSPPFQNALRVARHRHDLIPIVVQDEREASLPAVGFVELCDPETGDLLEVDTRSRRFRQRFAQLAAARRTNLRDEFRRLRIDTLEVRTGESFVPALQSFFHRRGQRR from the coding sequence ATGATCTCGACCGAAGTACTCAAGAAGGTGCGCCGCATCCAGATTGTGACCACTGCGCGCGTCAACGATCTCTTTGCCGGGCAATATCACTCCGCCTTCAAAGGCCGTGGCATCGAGTTCGAGGAAGTGCGCGAATACCAGCCCGGCGACGATATCCGCACCATCGACTGGAACGTCACCGCCCGCACGGGTCGCCCTTTCGTGAAGAATTTCCGCGAGGAGCGCGAGCTTACCGTCTTCCTGGCTGTCGACGTCAGTGCCTCACAGCAGTTCGGAACCCGCACTCAGCTCAAGAGCGAACTCATCGCCGAACTCGGCGCCACGCTCGCCCTTTCCGCCATTCGCAACAACGACAAGGTCGGTCTGCTGCTTTTCACCGATCGCGTCGAACGCTTCGTGCCCGCGCGCAAGGGTGCTCGACACGTCCTCCGTGTGATCCGCGAACTGCTCTACCACGAGCCCCGCAGCCGCGGCACTTCCGTTGCCGCCGCGCTCGATCACTTGAATCTCGTGCTGCACCGCCGCGCGATCCTCTTCCTCATCAGTGATTTCCAGAGCCCACCCTTCCAGAATGCCCTGCGCGTCGCTCGTCACCGGCACGATCTCATCCCGATTGTCGTGCAGGATGAACGCGAAGCGTCGCTTCCCGCGGTCGGCTTTGTCGAACTCTGCGACCCCGAGACCGGCGACCTCCTCGAGGTGGATACCCGTTCGCGGCGTTTCCGTCAGCGTTTCGCGCAGCTCGCGGCCGCAAGACGTACCAACTTGCGGGACGAGTTCCGGCGCCTTCGCATCGATACGCTGGAAGTGCGCACCGGCGAATCGTTCGTACCCGCTCTGCAGAGCTTTTTCCACCGCCGGGGGCAGCGGCGATGA
- a CDS encoding VWA domain-containing protein has protein sequence MSHIQLPLTPTWLYWPLPWAWLLLLLCTLPLFAWLGWRPRRRPMVRFSSLTDLRTAASGPRHRLRGVLPVLRILTLGALIIGAARPQRPNESRVIHVEGIAIQMVVDISSSMLDTDLTPPGTPPRSAFTRLEAVKRVFRDFVMGAGELPGRPNDLIGIIRFARFADSVCPLTLDRDALLKILEDTRTIRYLDARGVWSGNPDEDGTAIGDALALAVERLRELERTGVGGEQYTVKSRIAILLTDGENNMGTITPRQAGDLAALYGIRVYTIIAGTGEQVPLRPRRPVDDSDLRYIADVSGGRHFAAQDVNALQAIYTEIDALERTRTEERRFVEWHELDQPFLLAAFGLLALQLLLDATLLRRIP, from the coding sequence ATGAGTCACATCCAACTGCCGCTCACGCCAACCTGGCTCTACTGGCCGCTGCCCTGGGCGTGGCTCCTGCTGTTGCTTTGCACCCTGCCCCTCTTCGCGTGGCTGGGGTGGCGGCCCCGCCGCCGTCCGATGGTGCGCTTCTCGAGTCTCACCGACCTCCGCACGGCCGCAAGCGGCCCGCGCCACCGCCTCCGCGGTGTCCTGCCCGTGTTGCGCATCCTCACGCTGGGCGCGCTCATCATCGGTGCGGCCCGGCCGCAGCGGCCGAACGAAAGCCGCGTGATCCACGTCGAGGGCATCGCGATCCAGATGGTGGTCGATATCTCCTCGAGCATGCTCGATACCGACCTGACGCCCCCGGGGACACCGCCGCGCAGCGCCTTCACCCGACTCGAAGCCGTCAAGCGCGTATTCCGCGACTTCGTCATGGGCGCTGGCGAACTGCCCGGTCGGCCGAACGACCTGATCGGCATCATCCGCTTCGCGCGCTTCGCCGATAGCGTCTGCCCGCTCACGCTCGACCGGGACGCACTGCTGAAGATCCTCGAGGACACCCGCACCATCCGATATCTTGACGCTCGCGGTGTCTGGAGCGGAAATCCCGACGAAGACGGCACAGCCATCGGTGACGCGCTCGCACTCGCGGTCGAACGGCTGCGCGAGCTCGAGCGCACAGGTGTCGGCGGGGAGCAGTACACCGTCAAGAGCCGCATCGCGATTCTGCTCACGGACGGTGAGAACAACATGGGCACCATCACGCCGCGCCAAGCTGGTGACCTCGCCGCCCTGTACGGCATTCGCGTCTACACGATCATCGCCGGCACCGGCGAGCAGGTCCCCCTGCGGCCGCGGCGCCCGGTCGACGACAGTGACCTGCGCTACATCGCCGACGTATCCGGCGGGCGGCACTTCGCCGCCCAGGATGTCAACGCGCTGCAGGCCATCTACACCGAGATCGACGCCCTCGAGCGCACCCGCACCGAGGAGCGCCGCTTCGTCGAATGGCATGAACTGGACCAGCCCTTCCTGCTCGCGGCGTTCGGCCTGCTGGCGCTGCAACTGCTGCTGGACGCCACCCTGTTGCGGAGGATCCCGTGA
- a CDS encoding VWA domain-containing protein, translated as MNGAAFDELRWLHLLWAVVALVALGLLALWQRHHALQRFAGAPLASRLVSGGSWTRPLLRLALQTAALALLIVALVGPRWGEATQTLTRRNVDVWVLLDVSRSMLARDLAPSRLERAKLAIRDDLLPALGGERIGLIAFAGRPALTCPLTLDYGFFRLALDDVSPRSVPLGGTAIGDAIRMAADLIREDPLDTHRLVILITDGEDHESFPVEAATNLWRDHRVPVVALALGDPGEGTRIPLGNNDFLEFQGAVVRSRADFAILEQVASVSPQGLFLPVGTSNFDLGALYRNVASATRALDSVEDQRVAQPPRGHLFAAAALLLLLLDSLVRDRGRAAPWAQALRPARENAA; from the coding sequence GTGAACGGCGCCGCTTTCGACGAGCTGCGCTGGCTGCACCTGCTCTGGGCCGTGGTGGCCCTGGTCGCGCTCGGGCTGCTCGCCCTCTGGCAGCGCCACCATGCACTGCAGCGCTTTGCCGGCGCTCCGCTCGCGTCACGCCTCGTCTCGGGCGGTTCGTGGACCCGGCCGCTCTTACGGCTCGCGCTGCAGACGGCGGCCCTTGCGCTGCTGATCGTCGCACTGGTCGGCCCACGCTGGGGCGAGGCCACCCAGACGCTCACGCGCCGCAACGTCGACGTTTGGGTGCTGCTCGACGTCTCCCGCTCGATGCTCGCCCGCGATCTGGCTCCCAGCCGCCTCGAACGCGCCAAATTAGCGATTCGAGACGATCTGCTGCCAGCCCTGGGTGGGGAACGCATCGGTCTGATCGCGTTCGCCGGCCGACCGGCACTGACCTGCCCACTCACGCTGGACTACGGTTTCTTCCGCCTCGCGCTCGACGACGTGTCGCCCCGCAGCGTGCCCCTCGGCGGCACCGCCATCGGCGACGCCATCCGAATGGCCGCCGATCTCATTCGCGAAGATCCGCTCGACACCCATCGGCTCGTCATCCTCATCACCGACGGCGAGGACCATGAGAGCTTCCCCGTCGAGGCCGCCACGAACCTCTGGCGCGACCACCGCGTCCCGGTCGTGGCCCTCGCGCTCGGGGACCCCGGTGAAGGCACCCGCATCCCACTTGGAAACAACGACTTTCTCGAGTTCCAAGGTGCGGTCGTCCGCTCCCGCGCCGACTTCGCCATCCTGGAACAGGTCGCCAGTGTTTCGCCGCAGGGCCTCTTCCTCCCCGTCGGCACCAGCAATTTCGATCTCGGCGCCCTGTATCGCAATGTAGCCAGCGCCACCCGTGCCCTCGATTCCGTCGAGGATCAGCGCGTCGCGCAACCTCCACGCGGGCACCTCTTCGCGGCCGCAGCGCTGCTGCTGCTGCTCCTTGATTCACTCGTGCGTGACCGCGGTCGGGCCGCCCCCTGGGCCCAAGCGCTGCGGCCAGCCCGGGAGAACGCCGCATGA
- a CDS encoding GAF domain-containing sensor histidine kinase → MAAPLNELVRYVESAESPDRAEFTTEERRVLAEIHARVGAHATLEELLDWFAERTRALSPCDRYSLAFLEDDGARLVSRYTRAFYEPLRLRTGYAEDVGVGTLPEVLARGVPRIITDLAAYAVHRPASHSTRLLVQEGVRASMTCPLKVDGRIVGLLFRSARTPDAYALHHVRLQLALTERLSQAIEKTWRIAQLERANRAYLELLGFVTHELKSPVASMLVEARLLLEGYVGELTADQRRRIEKLAAKGEHLLGLVHDYLALAQIEGAELKLRRKIGVDFLTDVVQPARDIVAPQADAQEMTIEVQTEGLLPSVEVDPQLLRVALVNLLGNAVKYGRRGGDIRVTVVHAGDRLRTTVWNEGLGFTTEQREQLFRRFVRLDSPEHRQRSGTGVGLYTTWRIVRLHGGKIDARSAPGQWAEFDFELPLGPTVPVP, encoded by the coding sequence ATGGCGGCGCCACTCAATGAGCTGGTACGGTACGTGGAATCGGCCGAGTCGCCTGACCGGGCGGAGTTCACGACCGAGGAGCGGCGAGTACTGGCGGAGATCCACGCCCGCGTCGGGGCGCATGCGACTCTCGAGGAATTGCTCGACTGGTTCGCAGAGCGAACCCGCGCGCTGAGCCCCTGCGATCGCTATTCGCTGGCCTTTCTCGAAGACGACGGCGCGCGGCTGGTTTCGCGTTATACGCGGGCGTTTTATGAACCGTTGCGGCTGCGCACCGGGTATGCCGAGGATGTCGGCGTGGGTACCCTGCCGGAGGTGCTGGCGCGGGGTGTGCCGCGGATCATCACGGATCTCGCCGCGTACGCCGTGCATCGGCCCGCAAGTCACTCCACTCGCTTGCTCGTGCAGGAAGGGGTGCGCGCCAGCATGACCTGTCCGCTGAAGGTCGATGGTCGTATTGTCGGCCTGCTGTTTCGCAGTGCCCGCACACCCGACGCGTACGCGCTCCACCATGTGCGGCTCCAGTTGGCGCTGACCGAGCGCCTGAGCCAGGCGATCGAGAAGACCTGGCGCATCGCGCAGCTCGAGCGGGCCAACCGGGCCTATCTTGAATTGCTTGGCTTCGTCACGCACGAGTTGAAGAGCCCGGTGGCGTCGATGCTGGTCGAAGCGCGGTTGCTGCTCGAGGGCTACGTCGGAGAGCTGACGGCGGACCAGCGTCGCCGCATCGAGAAGCTGGCGGCGAAGGGGGAGCACCTGCTCGGGCTCGTGCATGACTACCTGGCGCTGGCCCAGATCGAGGGGGCGGAGCTGAAGCTGCGGCGGAAAATCGGCGTGGATTTTCTGACCGACGTAGTGCAGCCGGCCAGGGACATCGTCGCACCGCAGGCGGATGCGCAGGAGATGACGATCGAGGTGCAGACGGAGGGCCTGCTGCCGTCGGTGGAGGTCGATCCGCAGTTGTTGCGGGTCGCCCTGGTGAACCTGCTGGGTAACGCGGTGAAGTATGGGCGCCGGGGTGGCGATATCCGGGTGACGGTCGTACACGCAGGTGACCGGCTACGCACCACCGTCTGGAACGAGGGGCTCGGTTTCACGACGGAGCAGCGTGAGCAGCTCTTTCGACGCTTCGTCCGGCTGGACTCGCCGGAGCATCGCCAGCGTTCGGGCACGGGTGTCGGGCTCTACACTACGTGGCGCATCGTGCGGCTGCACGGCGGCAAAATCGACGCGCGCAGCGCACCGGGGCAATGGGCGGAGTTCGACTTCGAACTGCCCCTGGGGCCGACCGTGCCGGTGCCTTGA
- the thpR gene encoding RNA 2',3'-cyclic phosphodiesterase: MRTFIAVELTPVVRRPLVAVLTELAAQRGAVKWSRSTQLHITLKFLGEVRDETLATVCAAVQQAAASVAPFALRLAGLGVFPAAANPRVLWAGVEDPGEGCRRWVAAADVLFDTLGFRPETRRYSPHVTLARARSSAGAAVLRRILAAPPALVTPSMDAREVVIYESVLAPGGPEYKVLARAALGGG; encoded by the coding sequence ATGCGGACCTTCATCGCGGTCGAACTGACGCCGGTTGTGCGGAGGCCGCTTGTCGCGGTGCTGACGGAGTTGGCGGCGCAGCGCGGTGCTGTGAAATGGAGCCGCTCGACACAGTTGCATATCACGCTCAAGTTTCTCGGTGAAGTGCGGGACGAGACGCTGGCGACGGTGTGTGCAGCGGTGCAGCAGGCGGCCGCCAGCGTAGCGCCGTTTGCGCTGCGGCTGGCGGGGCTCGGTGTGTTCCCCGCAGCGGCAAACCCGCGCGTGCTATGGGCTGGCGTGGAGGATCCGGGGGAGGGTTGCCGCCGGTGGGTGGCGGCCGCGGATGTGCTGTTTGATACTCTGGGCTTTCGGCCGGAGACGCGACGCTACAGCCCGCATGTGACGCTGGCGCGGGCTCGTTCCTCGGCGGGCGCCGCGGTTCTGCGGCGGATCCTCGCGGCGCCGCCCGCACTGGTGACGCCGTCGATGGATGCCCGCGAAGTGGTCATCTACGAGAGCGTGCTGGCGCCGGGTGGGCCGGAGTACAAGGTGCTGGCCAGGGCGGCGTTGGGAGGCGGGTAG
- a CDS encoding sugar kinase has product MSVLVTGSIAYDTIETPTGRAEQALGGSAVYFPLAAAIFAPVRVVGAVGADFDMELLRPLKVKGVDLSGIEVRRGSKTFRWHGRYAGAMNEAETVDVQLNVLAERGAPLPAVFADSRYVFLANTHPALQREFAAQCTQAELIVCDTMNLWIQNEPEELRKTLAVVHGLVLNEGEARLLTGETHLVKAGRTILKMGPRFVIVKKGENGSLLVTPEELFLMPPYPTENVVDPTGCGDSFAGGTVGYLAKLGRHDPAALRSAMARGSVVASFVLESFSIDVLSRVTEADVERRLQELAVLTRFD; this is encoded by the coding sequence ATGTCAGTACTGGTTACGGGATCCATTGCGTATGACACCATCGAGACGCCGACGGGTCGTGCCGAACAGGCCCTCGGCGGCTCGGCGGTGTACTTTCCGCTTGCGGCTGCCATCTTCGCGCCGGTGCGCGTGGTGGGTGCGGTGGGTGCGGATTTCGACATGGAACTGCTGCGGCCGCTGAAGGTGAAGGGTGTTGATCTCAGCGGGATCGAAGTGCGGCGCGGCAGCAAGACGTTCCGCTGGCATGGGCGCTACGCCGGTGCGATGAACGAAGCGGAGACCGTAGACGTCCAGCTCAACGTGCTGGCGGAGCGCGGGGCGCCGCTGCCGGCGGTTTTCGCGGACAGCCGCTACGTATTTCTCGCGAACACGCATCCGGCGCTGCAGCGTGAATTTGCGGCACAGTGCACCCAGGCCGAGCTGATCGTCTGCGACACGATGAACCTGTGGATCCAGAATGAGCCGGAGGAACTGCGGAAAACACTCGCCGTGGTTCACGGCCTCGTGCTGAACGAGGGGGAGGCCCGCCTGCTGACCGGCGAGACACACCTCGTGAAAGCCGGACGGACGATTCTGAAGATGGGGCCGCGGTTCGTCATCGTGAAGAAGGGGGAGAACGGCAGTCTGCTCGTGACACCGGAAGAGCTTTTCCTGATGCCGCCGTACCCGACGGAGAACGTCGTGGACCCCACCGGCTGTGGCGACAGTTTTGCGGGGGGAACGGTGGGCTACCTCGCGAAGCTCGGGCGGCATGACCCGGCGGCGCTGCGCTCGGCCATGGCCCGCGGCTCGGTGGTGGCTTCGTTCGTGCTGGAGTCATTCTCCATCGACGTGCTCAGCCGGGTGACAGAGGCCGATGTGGAGCGGCGGCTGCAGGAGCTGGCCGTACTGACGCGGTTCGACTGA
- a CDS encoding S8 family serine peptidase, which translates to MSRLQRGMIVVVTGVLAVGWAEAQSRSGAFPGYGILPKEDTGALRFLQQHPEYDGRGVVVAIFDTGIDPGAPGLQTTPDGRPKIVDVVDGSGSGDVATTKVVRAEGGFITGLSGRKLKVGADWVNPSGEYRVGLKAGYELFPRELVGRLKAERRKTWDERQRALVTALRREIEAWKNANPSPTAEQAKERDDLELRLSQLQEVQQGYEDPGPVYDCVVFHDGSVWRAVIDTDEDGDLTNEQRLTNFRLERQYGTFGAIDLMNFAVNIYNDGAVLSIVCDSGAHGTHVAGIVAAYFPEQPELNGVAPGAQLVSVKIGDTRLGSTSVGTGEIRGVVAVLQNGCQLINMSYGGPTADPDSGRTIEIYSELVNRDNVIFVASAGNEGPALSTVGSPGATTEALFGVGAYVSPDMMAVQYSMRATVAPIQFTWSSRGPTYDGALGVVFSAPGAAIAPVPNWALQRNMLMNGTSMAAPNACGNIALLLSGLLAQGRDWTPGEIRRAFENTAVDVPGVERFALGAGLIQVDRAYEYLARYGSAADRDVRFDVRVTTRGDARGIYLREPEEVNRPHEARLTITPVFHEDADNQRRVEYELRCRLESTARWVECAEHLMVMHGGRRLDVRVDPTRLSPGVHYAEIRGFDAADPQRGPLFRVPITVIRPHALPAGGVTWRERLVFEAGQIERRFLAVPEGATWADVRVRRVDDEERRLVILHTVQLVPGEAYTQHELQEYLPLGPGADEVRSLAVTGGRTLELCLAQFWSSLGACELDVEVSFHGLLPDATAVLVDGATMGTPVRVVATLAPERLGPKNTLDTLRKVLRPVEAQVRTLDGERDKLNRERQIYELVLTYQFSLDAALEVTPRVAMTDVLEYEDTWWSQISMIFDAGKRWITTNTSDPEPVKLEKGDYTVRFHVRYDDLAALKKLEDQPLLLDHKLASPVRLPMVGDPDQLLLGGALRPQSLARGEWATFWFGTLASEALPKAAAPGDRLLGHFTLGAQDEALPGLGHRPGGFPLTYIVAPQPVPAKRAPEADEDEPAATERYAEALRAFKLEQLAKFREAADAVLFDRIAAELLAAKADDLGVLVEQLKRADERRKEDPQGVIAAADRVLGAIDATALAAHFGTQPDPEDQAAGKVRKEMEAQKGALVAALFRKARATHLRAEQAGSDATTAPARTEAAALFERTWLELQKWTDTTSEEYLTMHVQREIERGRLGAALERITAQIEKQPTRKEWYTLRRDLYERLGWAHWLEYEERWEWLRFPPEWPLF; encoded by the coding sequence ATGAGCCGCTTGCAGCGCGGAATGATCGTGGTTGTCACCGGAGTGCTGGCCGTGGGGTGGGCGGAGGCACAGTCGCGGAGTGGAGCATTCCCCGGCTACGGCATTCTTCCCAAGGAGGACACGGGTGCCCTGCGGTTTCTGCAGCAGCATCCGGAGTATGACGGGCGCGGCGTGGTGGTGGCCATATTCGATACGGGCATCGACCCCGGGGCGCCCGGCCTGCAGACGACGCCGGACGGGCGGCCCAAGATCGTCGATGTGGTGGACGGGTCCGGCAGTGGGGACGTGGCGACCACCAAGGTTGTGCGGGCCGAGGGCGGCTTCATCACGGGGCTAAGTGGCCGCAAGCTGAAGGTGGGTGCGGACTGGGTGAACCCGAGCGGGGAGTACCGCGTGGGTCTGAAGGCCGGCTACGAGTTGTTTCCGCGCGAGCTGGTCGGGCGGCTGAAGGCGGAGCGCCGCAAGACCTGGGATGAGCGGCAGCGCGCGTTGGTCACGGCGCTGCGGCGCGAGATCGAAGCGTGGAAAAACGCCAACCCCAGTCCGACGGCCGAGCAGGCGAAGGAACGTGACGATCTCGAACTGCGTCTCAGCCAGTTACAGGAGGTCCAGCAGGGATACGAGGATCCGGGGCCGGTCTACGACTGCGTGGTATTCCACGATGGCAGCGTGTGGCGGGCGGTCATTGACACCGATGAAGACGGGGATCTGACGAACGAACAGCGGCTGACGAACTTTCGACTCGAGCGGCAGTACGGCACCTTTGGTGCTATCGACCTGATGAACTTCGCGGTGAACATCTACAACGATGGTGCCGTGCTTTCGATCGTCTGCGACAGCGGGGCACACGGTACACACGTTGCCGGGATCGTCGCCGCGTACTTTCCCGAGCAGCCGGAGCTCAACGGTGTTGCGCCCGGTGCGCAACTTGTGTCGGTGAAGATCGGCGACACGCGGCTCGGTTCGACTTCGGTCGGTACGGGCGAGATTCGCGGTGTGGTGGCCGTACTCCAGAACGGCTGCCAGCTCATCAACATGAGCTATGGCGGGCCGACGGCGGATCCGGACAGCGGGCGGACGATCGAAATCTACTCGGAGCTGGTGAACCGCGACAACGTGATCTTCGTCGCGAGCGCGGGCAACGAGGGTCCGGCGCTCTCCACGGTGGGATCACCCGGCGCGACGACCGAGGCGCTGTTCGGCGTCGGTGCGTACGTATCGCCGGACATGATGGCCGTGCAGTATTCGATGCGGGCAACCGTCGCCCCGATCCAGTTCACCTGGTCTTCACGCGGGCCGACCTACGATGGCGCCCTCGGAGTGGTCTTCAGTGCGCCGGGTGCGGCGATTGCGCCGGTTCCCAACTGGGCGTTGCAGCGGAATATGCTGATGAACGGCACGTCCATGGCGGCGCCGAATGCCTGCGGCAACATCGCCTTGTTGCTCTCGGGCCTGCTGGCGCAGGGCCGCGACTGGACACCCGGTGAAATCCGCCGTGCCTTCGAGAACACCGCCGTGGATGTCCCCGGGGTGGAACGCTTTGCACTCGGGGCGGGTTTGATCCAGGTGGACCGTGCGTACGAGTACCTGGCGCGCTACGGGTCGGCGGCGGATCGCGATGTGCGTTTCGATGTGCGCGTGACGACGCGTGGCGACGCGCGGGGCATTTACCTGCGGGAGCCGGAGGAGGTAAATCGTCCGCACGAAGCGCGGCTGACGATCACGCCCGTGTTTCACGAGGATGCGGACAACCAGCGTCGCGTGGAGTATGAGCTGCGGTGCCGACTGGAGAGCACCGCCCGGTGGGTCGAGTGCGCCGAGCACCTGATGGTCATGCACGGCGGCCGGCGACTCGATGTACGAGTCGATCCGACGCGGCTCAGTCCGGGGGTGCATTATGCCGAAATTCGTGGTTTCGACGCCGCCGATCCGCAGCGCGGTCCGCTGTTTCGCGTGCCCATCACCGTGATTCGACCGCACGCGCTGCCCGCCGGGGGTGTGACCTGGCGCGAGCGACTGGTGTTCGAGGCGGGTCAGATCGAGCGGCGGTTCCTGGCGGTGCCGGAGGGCGCCACGTGGGCGGATGTGCGTGTGCGGCGCGTGGATGACGAGGAGCGCCGACTGGTGATTCTGCACACGGTGCAGCTCGTGCCCGGCGAGGCGTATACCCAGCACGAGTTGCAGGAGTACCTGCCACTCGGTCCCGGGGCGGATGAAGTCCGCAGTCTGGCGGTGACCGGTGGTCGCACACTGGAATTGTGCCTGGCGCAGTTCTGGTCGTCACTCGGAGCGTGCGAGCTCGACGTTGAGGTGAGCTTCCATGGGCTGCTGCCCGATGCGACCGCAGTGCTTGTGGATGGTGCGACCATGGGCACGCCGGTGCGGGTTGTGGCGACGCTTGCGCCGGAGCGGTTGGGACCGAAGAACACGCTCGACACACTGCGGAAGGTGTTGCGACCGGTCGAGGCGCAAGTGCGTACTCTTGATGGTGAGCGCGACAAGCTGAACCGTGAAAGGCAGATCTATGAGCTGGTGCTGACCTACCAGTTCTCGCTGGATGCCGCGCTGGAAGTGACGCCGCGCGTGGCGATGACCGACGTGCTGGAGTACGAAGATACCTGGTGGTCGCAGATCTCGATGATCTTCGATGCCGGGAAGCGCTGGATCACGACCAACACCAGTGATCCGGAACCGGTAAAGCTTGAGAAGGGTGACTACACCGTGCGCTTCCACGTGCGGTACGACGACCTCGCCGCGCTGAAGAAACTCGAGGATCAGCCGCTGCTGCTCGATCACAAGCTCGCATCGCCGGTCCGGCTGCCCATGGTCGGAGATCCGGATCAATTGCTGCTGGGCGGGGCATTGCGGCCGCAGTCGCTGGCGCGGGGCGAGTGGGCGACGTTCTGGTTCGGCACCCTGGCGAGCGAAGCACTGCCCAAGGCGGCGGCGCCCGGGGATCGCCTGCTGGGTCACTTCACGCTCGGAGCGCAGGATGAGGCCCTGCCGGGACTGGGCCATCGGCCGGGTGGATTTCCTCTGACCTACATCGTGGCACCGCAGCCAGTTCCGGCGAAACGTGCGCCGGAGGCGGACGAGGACGAGCCGGCTGCGACCGAGCGCTATGCGGAGGCGCTGCGGGCCTTCAAGCTGGAACAGTTGGCGAAGTTCCGCGAGGCGGCGGACGCGGTCTTGTTCGATCGCATCGCGGCGGAGTTGCTGGCGGCCAAGGCGGATGACCTCGGTGTGCTCGTCGAACAGCTCAAGCGGGCGGACGAGCGCCGCAAGGAGGATCCGCAAGGGGTCATTGCGGCAGCGGACCGTGTGTTGGGTGCAATCGACGCGACGGCCCTGGCCGCGCATTTCGGTACGCAACCCGACCCCGAGGACCAGGCGGCCGGCAAGGTGCGCAAGGAGATGGAAGCGCAGAAAGGTGCGCTGGTGGCGGCGCTGTTCCGCAAGGCGCGGGCGACGCACCTCCGGGCGGAGCAGGCCGGGTCCGATGCGACGACGGCTCCGGCACGGACGGAGGCGGCGGCGCTGTTCGAACGCACGTGGCTCGAGCTGCAGAAATGGACCGACACCACCTCAGAGGAGTATCTCACGATGCATGTGCAGCGTGAGATCGAACGTGGCCGGCTCGGAGCGGCGCTCGAGCGGATCACGGCACAGATCGAGAAGCAGCCGACACGGAAAGAGTGGTACACGCTGCGGCGCGACCTGTACGAGCGGCTGGGCTGGGCCCATTGGCTCGAGTACGAGGAGCGCTGGGAGTGGCTGCGTTTCCCGCCGGAGTGGCCGTTGTTCTGA
- a CDS encoding phosphotransferase, with product MSERERFAHDELAEVLSHYNVGVIRSAKEFSRGSRKSPKLLLETPRGRYLLKRRAHGRDDPFKVAFAHALIGHLHAGQFPVPALVGTCDEHNSLLQLRGYVYELFEFVEGERCDNSLEQTQRAGHTLARYHRAVTDFETTWKPPAGSYHDAPNVRAGLNAIPTVTSGHDSVMGHEAELLGMTQRLYEHYDIASDVVVAAGFAKWPPTIIHGDWHPGNMLFRHGRVVAVLDFDAARLQPPLIDLAYGMLQFSILRGTTPPQDWPDFFDESRMRRFLAGYQSILHVPREPRRILPELMIEALIAEAALPIAVTGSFGRLPGFGILTMIERKVRWLIDNADRMRAWLAE from the coding sequence ATGTCTGAACGTGAACGTTTCGCTCACGACGAACTCGCCGAGGTGCTCAGCCACTACAACGTCGGCGTGATCCGCAGTGCCAAGGAATTCAGCCGCGGCTCGCGAAAATCCCCCAAGCTCCTGCTCGAAACCCCCCGCGGCCGCTATCTGCTCAAACGCCGGGCCCACGGCCGCGACGATCCCTTCAAGGTGGCCTTTGCCCATGCCCTGATCGGGCATCTGCACGCCGGCCAGTTTCCGGTCCCGGCCCTGGTCGGCACCTGCGATGAACACAACTCTCTGCTCCAGCTTCGCGGCTACGTCTACGAGCTCTTCGAGTTCGTCGAGGGCGAGCGCTGCGACAACTCGCTCGAGCAAACCCAGCGGGCCGGTCACACGCTCGCCCGCTACCATCGCGCGGTCACCGATTTCGAAACCACCTGGAAGCCCCCGGCCGGCAGTTACCACGACGCCCCCAATGTCCGGGCCGGCCTGAACGCCATTCCCACGGTCACCAGCGGCCACGATTCCGTCATGGGCCACGAAGCCGAACTGCTCGGGATGACGCAGCGCCTCTACGAACACTACGATATCGCGTCTGACGTGGTCGTCGCGGCGGGTTTCGCCAAGTGGCCACCGACCATCATCCACGGGGATTGGCATCCGGGGAACATGCTTTTTCGTCACGGACGCGTCGTAGCGGTGCTCGACTTCGACGCCGCCCGCCTGCAGCCGCCACTCATCGACCTGGCGTATGGCATGTTGCAGTTTTCGATCCTGCGCGGCACCACCCCACCGCAGGATTGGCCGGATTTCTTTGATGAATCGCGCATGCGGCGTTTCCTCGCCGGTTATCAATCCATCCTGCACGTTCCGCGCGAACCGCGCCGCATTCTGCCCGAACTGATGATCGAAGCCCTGATCGCTGAGGCCGCCCTGCCGATCGCGGTGACGGGTTCCTTCGGCCGGCTGCCCGGTTTCGGCATCCTGACGATGATCGAGCGGAAAGTCCGCTGGTTGATCGACAACGCCGACCGCATGCGCGCGTGGCTGGCCGAGTAG